From a single Nostoc sp. MS1 genomic region:
- a CDS encoding formylglycine-generating enzyme family protein, with amino-acid sequence MKQHGQSKAAIATTINHPGKPPDKNMVWIPVGTFTMGSDHHYPEEAPAQRVTVTGFWMDKYAVTNKQFQRFVKDTKYITFAERQPNPQDYPGALPELLVPGSLVFQQPPHPVDLSSCSWWNYVPGANWRHPEGPGSSIKGRENYPVVHIAYEDAEAYAKWAGKALPTEAQWECAARGGLEGAVYVWGNEFPKNRLLANIWQGEFPWQNLKSHPPQPEPVGSYPANNYGLYDMAGNVWEWTMDWYRTQPLASKPKSCCIPVNPRGGSLEESFDPDFPEIRIPRKVLKGGSFLCAANYCFRYRPAARHAETVDTSTCHIGFRCVSST; translated from the coding sequence ATGAAACAGCACGGACAGAGTAAAGCCGCGATCGCTACGACTATAAACCATCCAGGAAAACCACCAGACAAAAATATGGTGTGGATTCCGGTTGGTACATTTACAATGGGTTCGGATCATCATTATCCTGAAGAAGCACCTGCACAACGTGTCACCGTCACTGGATTCTGGATGGACAAATACGCTGTTACTAATAAACAGTTTCAGCGATTTGTCAAGGATACCAAATATATAACTTTTGCCGAGCGCCAACCAAACCCACAAGATTATCCGGGAGCTTTACCAGAATTGTTAGTTCCTGGTTCTTTGGTTTTTCAGCAGCCACCCCATCCAGTTGATTTAAGCTCTTGTAGTTGGTGGAATTATGTTCCTGGCGCTAACTGGAGACATCCAGAAGGGCCGGGTAGTTCCATTAAAGGGCGGGAAAACTACCCAGTTGTACACATTGCTTATGAGGATGCAGAAGCATACGCCAAATGGGCAGGTAAAGCATTACCAACTGAAGCACAATGGGAGTGTGCAGCCCGTGGTGGTTTAGAAGGTGCGGTGTATGTTTGGGGTAATGAGTTTCCTAAAAACAGGTTACTAGCTAACATTTGGCAAGGTGAGTTTCCCTGGCAAAACTTAAAATCTCATCCGCCTCAACCTGAACCTGTTGGCTCTTACCCTGCCAATAACTATGGCTTGTATGATATGGCTGGTAACGTTTGGGAATGGACAATGGACTGGTACAGAACGCAGCCTCTTGCATCTAAACCAAAATCTTGCTGTATACCCGTAAATCCCAGAGGTGGGAGTTTGGAAGAAAGTTTTGATCCAGACTTCCCAGAAATTCGCATTCCCAGAAAAGTTTTGAAAGGCGGTTCATTTCTTTGTGCTGCAAATTACTGCTTTCGCTATCGGCCAGCCGCTCGCCATGCAGAGACAGTTGACACTTCCACCTGTCATATTGGCTTCCGTTGTGTCTCATCTACATAA
- a CDS encoding sulfatase yields the protein MTQQINGSINRRKFLGMAAASTLTVAGGANLFSKAVAQSRRLNVVFILADDMGWGDLSIYGRTDFETPNLDRLAREGVRFTNAYANQTVCTPTRIAFYTGRYQARLPVGLREPLANISQADPNVGLPPSHPTIASLLRANGYETALVGKWHCGYPPNFGPLKSGFDEYLGNLSGGIDYFNHKDGSRVLDFYEGEALADRPGYATDLYTDRAVEFIQRQRSRPFYLSLHYNAPHWPWEGPDDEELSSSFYNNNGYTAGGSQAIYAAMVKRLDEGVGKVLQALEATGQADNTLVIFTSDNGGERYSNFGPFRGRKGSLYEGGIRVPTIIRYPGVTQANQVSNQVIVTFDLTATILAATGTSFASNYPPDGQNLIPLLRGERSEFSRTLFWRYGAVAQTRQKAVRSGDWKYLRQGNQEALFNLATDPGEKTDLKTSNAQVFTRLRNQFEHWELQVLPYGS from the coding sequence ATGACGCAACAGATAAATGGCAGTATCAATCGCCGTAAGTTTTTAGGTATGGCGGCTGCCAGTACTCTTACGGTGGCAGGAGGTGCAAATTTATTCTCAAAAGCGGTAGCTCAATCTCGTCGTCTAAATGTGGTGTTCATTTTAGCTGATGATATGGGCTGGGGTGATCTGAGCATATATGGGCGGACTGATTTTGAAACCCCAAATTTAGACCGACTAGCAAGGGAGGGAGTACGTTTTACTAATGCCTACGCCAATCAAACTGTTTGTACTCCAACACGAATTGCTTTCTACACAGGACGCTATCAGGCGCGATTACCTGTAGGTTTAAGAGAACCTTTAGCGAATATTTCGCAAGCTGATCCTAATGTCGGATTACCACCAAGTCATCCAACTATTGCTTCGCTATTGAGAGCAAATGGTTATGAAACTGCCTTAGTGGGTAAATGGCACTGCGGTTATCCGCCTAACTTTGGGCCTCTCAAGAGTGGCTTTGACGAGTATTTGGGCAACTTAAGCGGTGGGATTGATTATTTCAATCACAAAGACGGAAGCCGTGTACTAGATTTCTATGAAGGTGAAGCACTGGCAGACCGTCCTGGATATGCCACAGATTTGTATACAGACAGAGCGGTAGAATTTATCCAACGTCAACGCTCTCGCCCGTTTTATCTCAGTCTGCATTACAATGCGCCTCATTGGCCTTGGGAAGGGCCAGATGATGAGGAATTGAGCAGTAGTTTTTATAACAATAATGGCTATACGGCAGGCGGTTCCCAAGCCATCTATGCTGCTATGGTAAAAAGGCTAGATGAGGGAGTAGGCAAGGTATTACAGGCTTTGGAGGCAACTGGACAGGCTGATAATACCTTGGTGATTTTTACCAGTGATAATGGTGGAGAAAGATACTCTAACTTTGGCCCTTTCCGGGGTAGGAAAGGTAGTCTATACGAAGGTGGTATTCGAGTACCTACTATCATTCGCTATCCTGGGGTGACTCAAGCTAATCAAGTTAGTAATCAGGTGATTGTCACCTTTGATTTAACTGCAACTATTCTTGCTGCTACAGGTACAAGTTTTGCTTCCAACTATCCACCGGATGGTCAAAATTTAATTCCCCTACTGCGTGGCGAACGAAGTGAGTTTTCCCGCACTCTGTTTTGGCGTTATGGAGCAGTCGCACAGACAAGGCAAAAAGCTGTACGAAGTGGTGATTGGAAGTATTTGAGACAGGGAAATCAAGAAGCTTTGTTTAATTTAGCCACTGACCCAGGAGAAAAAACAGACCTCAAGACTAGTAACGCTCAGGTATTTACGCGGTTACGCAACCAATTTGAACATTGGGAGTTGCAAGTGCTGCCTTATGGGTCTTAA
- a CDS encoding DUF1565 domain-containing protein, which translates to MAQTFYVNPATGNDTNSGSQSAPFKTITQALKISASDTTIQLAEGTYNAASGEVFPLTIPSTFKVVGNEANKGKNILIEGSGNYLSRTFAGQNVTFVLQNNSELRGVTVTNPASRGSGVWIESTTPTVANSTFINCKREGIFATGDANPVITGNVFTENAANGIAIAKNSKGQVQGNTCFKTGFGIAVSDTASPTLTDNRVYENRSGIVVSGSARPILRNNLIENNTDDGLTVINTALPDIGNTNNPGGNIFRNNAKFDLQNASSNKLVSTGNQIDAVKVTGNVEVIVSQVPIPTPTPTPTPTPTPTPTPTPTPTPTPTPTPTPTPTPTPTPTPTPTPTPTPTPTPTPTPTPTPTPTPTPTPTPTPTPTPTPTPTPTPTPAPIELKDVGNHWAAPFIKELVRQNIVSGFPDGTFRPDATMTRAQYAALLVKAFNPSPNRAVIRFKDVPDKFWAFKVIQQAYQGLFLSGFPDNTFRPNDNIQRVQVIVSLVNGLGLGLSADVAKTIKKFDDQTKIPDYAKDEVAKAIEKGIIVNYPNLKQLNPTREATRAEVVAIVYQALVDADRVAAIDSPYIVNA; encoded by the coding sequence ATGGCGCAGACTTTTTACGTAAATCCAGCTACAGGCAATGATACTAACTCCGGTAGCCAATCAGCACCATTCAAAACAATTACCCAAGCCTTAAAAATTTCCGCTTCTGATACTACCATCCAACTTGCAGAAGGTACTTACAATGCTGCAAGTGGTGAAGTTTTCCCCCTGACAATTCCATCTACATTCAAGGTAGTAGGAAATGAAGCTAACAAAGGTAAAAACATTTTAATTGAAGGCAGTGGTAACTATCTCAGCCGTACTTTCGCAGGGCAAAATGTCACCTTTGTACTCCAGAATAACTCCGAACTGCGCGGGGTAACTGTAACAAATCCCGCCAGCCGTGGTAGTGGTGTTTGGATAGAATCAACTACGCCAACTGTAGCTAATTCTACCTTCATCAATTGCAAACGCGAAGGTATATTTGCTACAGGTGATGCTAACCCTGTAATTACTGGTAATGTGTTTACAGAGAATGCCGCTAATGGAATTGCGATCGCTAAAAACTCTAAAGGGCAAGTTCAAGGTAACACCTGCTTTAAAACAGGCTTTGGTATTGCTGTTAGTGATACCGCATCACCCACACTTACAGATAATAGAGTCTACGAAAACCGTTCTGGAATCGTTGTATCTGGTTCTGCTCGTCCCATCTTACGTAATAATCTTATAGAAAATAATACGGATGATGGTTTAACAGTCATTAATACTGCGTTACCAGATATTGGCAACACGAACAACCCAGGCGGCAATATTTTCCGCAATAACGCCAAGTTTGATTTGCAAAATGCTAGTTCTAATAAGTTGGTGTCCACAGGTAATCAAATAGATGCAGTTAAAGTTACTGGAAATGTAGAGGTGATAGTAAGTCAGGTTCCAATACCGACACCAACGCCGACACCCACACCCACACCAACGCCGACACCCACACCCACACCAACGCCGACACCCACACCCACACCCACACCAACACCCACACCTACGCCGACACCCACACCCACACCAACGCCGACACCCACACCCACACCCACACCCACACCAACACCTACGCCGACACCCACACCTACACCCACACCCACACCTACACCCACACCCACACCCACGCCAACACCCACACCCACACCCACACCCACACCCACACCTGCACCTATAGAACTAAAAGATGTTGGTAATCATTGGGCAGCACCATTTATAAAAGAGTTAGTCAGACAGAATATAGTTAGCGGCTTTCCTGATGGCACTTTCAGACCAGATGCAACAATGACAAGGGCGCAATATGCAGCCTTACTAGTCAAAGCGTTCAACCCATCACCAAATCGGGCTGTCATTAGATTTAAAGATGTACCTGATAAGTTCTGGGCGTTTAAGGTAATTCAACAAGCATATCAAGGTCTATTTCTTTCTGGTTTTCCCGATAATACCTTTCGTCCTAATGACAATATTCAACGTGTACAAGTAATAGTCTCATTAGTCAACGGACTAGGACTAGGTTTATCGGCTGATGTTGCCAAAACTATCAAAAAATTTGACGACCAAACTAAAATTCCAGACTACGCCAAAGATGAAGTAGCCAAAGCCATAGAAAAAGGCATCATCGTTAATTATCCAAATCTCAAACAACTTAACCCTACCCGCGAAGCTACACGCGCAGAGGTAGTGGCGATAGTTTACCAAGCTTTAGTAGATGCTGACCGTGTAGCGGCGATTGATTCGCCTTATATCGTCAATGCTTAA
- a CDS encoding chlorophyll a/b-binding protein, with product MRTNNAIVDDQGLMNNFAIEPKVYLDEQGDRTGFTPYAEVLNGRLAMIGFISLIALEVLTGKGIFGLLASLQ from the coding sequence ATGCGTACCAACAATGCCATCGTTGATGACCAAGGTTTAATGAACAACTTTGCAATTGAGCCTAAAGTATATTTAGATGAACAAGGCGATCGCACTGGGTTCACTCCATATGCAGAAGTACTCAACGGTCGCTTGGCGATGATTGGTTTTATCTCATTAATTGCTTTAGAAGTATTGACAGGAAAAGGAATTTTTGGTCTTTTAGCAAGCTTGCAATAA
- a CDS encoding cation:proton antiporter, with protein MVIESAISEEAIASNLKQFLLVLSVSLGVATLPQVFSWFRQIPYTLLLVIVGLGLAVVDVRLVVLSPGLILFIFLPPLLFEAAWNLKWSDLKRDFVPICLYAILGVVISIAGVAIGLNQIAGLSLTTALLIGASLSATDPVSVTALFRELGVGSRLTTLMEGESLFNDGMAVVAFGFLVALPLGNAELGFQPILLQFFQVVGIGLAVGGLIGFGISYMTQRFDLPMVEQSLTLVSAYGTYLITEDLGGSGVIGVVTTGLILGNFGSRIGMNPRTRIIVSEFWEFLAFFVNSIVFLLIGDQIRFASLGENLQIIGITVVAMILMRAIALYLLSKLSATITQSTISLPDQTILWWGGLRGSVSIALALSVPTVLPEREKVIATVFGVVLFTLLVQGLTIKPLLQKLNLLGDAPLRQQYLELVARNVALERVLQYIQTEKRPGIDPEFIRYQEKLIKGEIGEIQTQIDKLHDEYPNLRNFTTEQFRDELLAIEADTYAEFVRSGRLNNELAPLLENIL; from the coding sequence ATGGTAATTGAATCGGCAATCAGTGAAGAAGCGATCGCCAGTAATCTTAAACAGTTCCTCTTAGTGCTTTCGGTGTCATTGGGAGTTGCAACCCTACCGCAAGTATTTAGTTGGTTTCGACAAATACCCTACACCTTACTCTTAGTCATTGTCGGCTTGGGTTTAGCAGTTGTTGATGTTCGTCTTGTTGTCCTCTCTCCTGGCTTAATTCTCTTCATTTTTTTACCGCCGCTATTATTTGAAGCCGCATGGAATTTAAAATGGTCTGACTTGAAGCGAGATTTTGTTCCTATCTGTCTGTATGCAATATTAGGGGTGGTTATCTCCATCGCCGGAGTCGCCATTGGTTTAAATCAAATAGCTGGACTTTCTTTGACAACAGCTTTGCTTATCGGTGCAAGTCTGTCTGCTACTGACCCGGTTTCTGTGACTGCGTTATTTCGTGAGTTAGGTGTAGGTAGCCGCCTTACCACCTTAATGGAAGGTGAAAGCTTATTTAACGATGGTATGGCAGTAGTTGCCTTTGGTTTTTTGGTAGCTTTGCCTTTAGGAAATGCTGAGTTAGGTTTTCAACCCATTTTGTTGCAGTTTTTTCAAGTTGTGGGTATCGGTTTAGCTGTAGGTGGTTTAATTGGCTTTGGTATTTCCTACATGACCCAACGCTTTGACTTACCAATGGTAGAACAGTCTTTAACCTTGGTTTCCGCTTACGGTACTTATTTAATCACCGAGGACTTGGGAGGTTCCGGTGTCATAGGAGTTGTTACCACAGGCTTAATTTTAGGAAACTTTGGTTCGCGCATAGGGATGAATCCCCGGACAAGGATTATTGTTTCCGAATTTTGGGAATTTTTGGCATTTTTTGTTAATTCAATTGTGTTTTTGTTGATTGGCGACCAAATCAGGTTTGCTAGCTTAGGAGAAAACTTGCAAATCATTGGTATTACAGTAGTAGCAATGATTTTAATGCGGGCGATCGCACTTTATCTTCTCAGTAAACTCAGCGCTACCATCACTCAATCAACAATATCCTTACCCGACCAAACAATTCTCTGGTGGGGTGGGTTACGTGGTTCAGTTTCCATTGCCTTAGCCTTGAGTGTACCGACGGTATTACCGGAGAGAGAAAAAGTTATTGCTACTGTATTTGGCGTAGTTTTATTTACCTTACTCGTCCAAGGTTTGACCATTAAACCCTTACTACAAAAACTCAACCTATTAGGCGATGCACCCTTACGTCAGCAGTATTTAGAATTAGTAGCCCGTAACGTTGCCCTAGAGAGGGTTTTGCAATATATCCAGACAGAAAAACGTCCAGGCATTGACCCAGAGTTTATTCGCTATCAAGAGAAACTCATCAAAGGCGAAATTGGAGAAATACAAACACAGATTGATAAATTACATGATGAATATCCCAATCTTCGCAACTTTACAACCGAACAATTCCGTGATGAGTTATTAGCAATTGAAGCAGATACCTATGCAGAATTTGTTCGTTCTGGTCGTTTAAATAATGAACTTGCGCCTTTACTAGAGAATATTTTGTAA
- a CDS encoding response regulator, translating to MTKQVKAQQAQLDLLPDITSIRILLVEDEPDIADLLMVLLEAEGAEVITFNNAEAALAQLESLQPDILLCNVKLPHHDGNWLVKQLRLHSCPFIQHLPAIAITSYTRDFPMSLALNAGFDRCLSKIENLDDIVGEIFKLISAPNLPEL from the coding sequence GTGACTAAACAAGTAAAAGCTCAACAAGCACAGTTAGATTTATTACCAGATATCACTTCTATCCGCATTTTACTGGTTGAGGATGAGCCTGACATAGCCGACCTACTAATGGTTCTTTTAGAAGCTGAAGGTGCAGAGGTGATAACCTTTAACAACGCTGAAGCAGCACTTGCCCAGCTCGAATCACTCCAGCCCGATATTCTCTTATGTAATGTAAAATTACCCCATCATGATGGAAATTGGTTAGTTAAACAGCTTCGTTTGCATTCATGCCCTTTCATACAACATCTGCCTGCTATTGCTATCACTTCCTATACACGAGATTTTCCTATGTCTCTGGCTTTAAACGCTGGTTTTGATCGATGTCTTTCCAAAATTGAAAATTTAGATGATATCGTCGGTGAAATATTTAAGCTAATATCTGCCCCCAATTTACCAGAGTTATGA
- the mazG gene encoding nucleoside triphosphate pyrophosphohydrolase, translating to MTEEKAQNNGDTLAALQELIDVVAKLRSPDGGCPWDLAQTPQTLTPYVIEEAYEVVDAIKTGDKEAIAEELGDLLLQVVLQAQIASEYGQFSLQEVAKGISQKLIRRHPHVFGDVSVNSVDEVRQNWEQIKAAEKGEASAQHQKLSDKLSRYGRTLPPLTAAMKISQKAAAVGFEWENIDGVWAKFHEEFEEFQQALAQETPERQQAELGDLLFAVIQLARWYNLDPSEGLQGTNQRFVQRLQKMEAVVDRPLSDYSLDELEALWQQAKAQLAKE from the coding sequence ATGACCGAGGAAAAGGCACAAAATAACGGTGATACTTTGGCAGCGTTACAAGAGTTAATTGATGTTGTGGCTAAATTGCGATCGCCTGATGGGGGTTGTCCTTGGGATTTGGCACAAACTCCGCAAACTCTGACACCTTACGTCATTGAGGAGGCTTACGAGGTTGTAGATGCGATTAAGACGGGGGATAAAGAGGCGATCGCTGAGGAGTTGGGTGATTTATTATTACAAGTAGTGTTACAAGCCCAAATTGCTAGTGAGTATGGGCAATTTTCTTTGCAAGAAGTCGCTAAAGGCATTTCACAAAAATTAATCCGCCGCCACCCTCATGTATTTGGTGATGTGTCGGTAAATAGCGTAGATGAGGTGCGGCAAAACTGGGAACAGATTAAGGCGGCAGAAAAAGGCGAAGCATCGGCACAACATCAAAAGCTGAGTGACAAACTCAGTCGTTATGGGCGTACTCTACCGCCACTTACCGCCGCGATGAAGATATCCCAAAAAGCTGCGGCTGTGGGTTTTGAGTGGGAAAATATTGATGGTGTGTGGGCAAAATTCCATGAGGAGTTCGAGGAGTTTCAACAAGCTTTAGCCCAGGAAACGCCAGAACGCCAACAGGCGGAATTAGGTGATTTACTATTTGCGGTGATTCAGTTAGCCCGTTGGTATAATCTTGACCCCAGTGAAGGATTACAAGGGACAAATCAACGCTTCGTTCAAAGGTTACAAAAAATGGAAGCGGTAGTTGATCGCCCTCTTTCAGATTACAGTTTGGATGAGTTAGAAGCGCTATGGCAACAGGCTAAAGCACAACTCGCTAAGGAGTAG
- a CDS encoding metal-binding protein codes for MPSGRTHDRITLWALPMVAGVTFWQTRSGNVTLLVAGGFMFGGLMFGPDLDIYSRQYQRWGFLRWIWLPYQKSLRHRSFLSHGPLIGTTLRVVYLSSLLAVLMVVILAIADRFGNVAVTWQDVEKTVGRSLSSYATEFLALFLGLELGAMSHSLSDWGGSAYKRFRKQGIRGILPSGKIKKRKVTSRRKGVRVNDRGKGTK; via the coding sequence ATGCCCTCTGGTCGGACGCACGATCGCATTACTTTATGGGCATTACCAATGGTGGCGGGTGTGACTTTCTGGCAAACTCGCTCTGGTAATGTCACTTTGTTGGTGGCTGGTGGGTTTATGTTTGGTGGGTTGATGTTCGGCCCGGATTTGGATATCTACTCGCGTCAATATCAACGTTGGGGGTTTCTGCGTTGGATTTGGCTACCCTATCAAAAAAGCCTCCGCCATCGCTCTTTCTTATCCCACGGGCCGCTTATTGGCACAACATTAAGGGTTGTCTACCTTAGCAGCTTGCTGGCTGTGTTGATGGTAGTAATTTTGGCGATCGCCGATAGGTTTGGGAATGTAGCTGTAACATGGCAGGATGTAGAAAAGACTGTAGGGCGATCACTTTCTAGTTACGCTACAGAATTTCTTGCCCTGTTCTTAGGTTTAGAATTGGGGGCGATGAGTCATTCTCTGAGCGATTGGGGAGGTTCGGCTTACAAGCGTTTCCGCAAACAGGGGATTCGCGGCATACTTCCTAGTGGCAAAATTAAGAAGCGTAAAGTAACGAGTCGTCGTAAGGGAGTAAGGGTGAATGACCGAGGAAAAGGCACAAAATAA
- a CDS encoding PrsW family glutamic-type intramembrane protease yields the protein MTGKNARHNAFLRLVSGNGAAFGSESRYSLTSKEVVIGRDPSCQVVLDAMMYRMVSRRHAVVRPVASSVDNTFSWVLCDLNSANGTYLNGQRLYGCQELHAGDRISLGADGPEFLFEYAVAPQPTVITNQASPLPSAKNSPQKPDSVSFTQLFPIISTGKDLTRKAYLVPGILTVVFVVLMFATVGRPQANQVIVATYIALAAYYFIYQLCGKPKPWWVLVGAALTTTLILLSPILNLFIYIFRVVLPGDVPAVDQPVNSLTELFVGYFFGAGLMEELLKALPILAAYLIALGLPSPWRERIGIWEPLDGILLGTASAVGFTLLETLGQYVPAASIQAGTDVGLQVLIARILGLPAGHMAYSGYLGYFIGLAALKPRHAKQILAVGYLSAAALHALWNTAGHSNNLLLVVVGVLSYAFLMAAILKARALSPTRSQNFATRFLDNK from the coding sequence ATGACAGGCAAAAACGCAAGACATAATGCTTTTCTGCGGCTAGTGTCTGGTAATGGAGCGGCATTTGGATCAGAATCTCGCTACTCGCTTACCAGTAAAGAGGTAGTAATTGGACGTGACCCCAGTTGCCAAGTTGTTTTAGATGCCATGATGTATCGGATGGTGTCCCGCCGTCATGCTGTGGTTCGTCCCGTCGCTTCATCTGTCGATAACACATTTAGCTGGGTACTTTGTGATTTAAACAGTGCCAATGGTACTTATTTAAACGGTCAGCGCTTGTATGGGTGTCAGGAGTTGCACGCAGGCGATCGCATTTCTTTAGGCGCGGATGGCCCAGAATTTCTATTCGAGTATGCCGTTGCACCCCAACCTACAGTTATCACCAATCAAGCTTCACCTCTACCTTCAGCTAAAAATTCCCCACAAAAGCCAGATTCGGTTAGCTTTACTCAACTGTTTCCCATCATTTCCACTGGGAAGGATTTGACACGTAAAGCTTACCTTGTCCCAGGAATACTGACAGTAGTATTTGTAGTGTTGATGTTTGCCACGGTAGGCAGGCCACAAGCTAATCAAGTCATAGTAGCAACTTATATCGCCTTAGCTGCTTACTATTTTATTTACCAACTGTGCGGCAAACCTAAACCTTGGTGGGTCTTAGTCGGTGCAGCTTTGACGACAACGTTAATTTTGCTCAGTCCGATATTAAATTTATTCATTTACATTTTTCGTGTAGTTCTTCCTGGCGACGTACCAGCCGTAGATCAACCAGTCAACAGCCTCACAGAGTTATTTGTGGGGTACTTTTTTGGCGCTGGGTTAATGGAAGAATTACTCAAAGCCTTACCTATATTGGCAGCATATCTCATCGCTTTAGGACTACCATCACCTTGGCGGGAGCGGATCGGTATTTGGGAACCTTTGGATGGGATTCTTTTAGGAACAGCTTCGGCTGTTGGCTTCACTTTATTAGAAACTCTCGGTCAATATGTACCAGCCGCGTCCATACAAGCGGGTACAGATGTTGGTTTACAAGTCTTAATTGCCAGAATATTAGGTTTGCCAGCCGGACACATGGCTTATAGTGGCTATTTGGGATATTTTATCGGGTTGGCTGCACTCAAACCCCGTCATGCTAAACAAATTCTTGCAGTTGGCTATCTCAGCGCCGCCGCACTTCATGCTTTATGGAATACCGCAGGACACAGCAATAATTTACTCTTAGTCGTTGTTGGGGTCTTGTCTTACGCTTTCTTGATGGCAGCAATTCTCAAGGCTAGAGCATTATCACCCACGCGATCGCAAAATTTTGCTACTCGCTTTCTTGATAATAAATAG
- a CDS encoding GntR family transcriptional regulator → MDLTQLAANVLQQQRSTPDLIADALREAILRGIFAEGQSLRQDEIATQFGVSRIPVREALRQLEAEGLVTLHLNRGAIVSVLTAAELQEICEIRSALEVTAIQLAIPKIREIDIEKAAVILEASNQATDAGELAKLNWEFHSTLYATAERPRLLGMIKTLHINCDRYVRVQMAQMDYQEFSQKEHYQLLEACRKRDIKIAVPLLKHHIDSAGEQLVAYLQQKACK, encoded by the coding sequence ATGGATTTAACTCAACTAGCTGCTAACGTGCTGCAACAACAACGCAGCACCCCCGATTTAATTGCCGATGCTTTGCGGGAAGCGATTCTACGCGGCATCTTTGCGGAAGGACAATCTCTCAGACAAGACGAAATTGCCACACAGTTTGGTGTCAGCCGTATTCCTGTGCGGGAAGCATTGCGGCAGTTGGAAGCGGAAGGCTTAGTGACACTGCATCTTAATCGTGGTGCGATCGTTTCCGTACTGACGGCGGCGGAATTACAGGAAATTTGTGAAATTCGTAGCGCCTTGGAAGTAACAGCGATACAGTTAGCCATTCCCAAAATTAGGGAAATAGATATAGAAAAAGCGGCAGTAATATTGGAAGCCAGCAACCAAGCTACTGATGCTGGTGAATTAGCAAAATTAAACTGGGAATTTCATTCCACCCTTTACGCCACAGCCGAACGTCCACGCCTGTTAGGGATGATTAAGACATTACATATAAATTGCGATCGCTACGTCCGGGTGCAAATGGCGCAAATGGACTACCAAGAATTTTCTCAAAAAGAACACTATCAACTTTTAGAGGCGTGCCGAAAACGAGACATTAAAATAGCTGTTCCCTTACTCAAACACCACATTGACAGTGCAGGGGAACAGCTAGTGGCATATTTGCAGCAAAAAGCCTGTAAGTAG